From one Sesamum indicum cultivar Zhongzhi No. 13 linkage group LG13, S_indicum_v1.0, whole genome shotgun sequence genomic stretch:
- the LOC105175965 gene encoding WAT1-related protein At3g02690, chloroplastic: protein MPWSCCCCSSTPATTSAVGVPAINASARARNGLSITPRKQNVSSQLLWRGNRKIGVVLTDFRARSKSTESELRTEPSTSDEIDCIGTGLDVECVVTPADKLSENPKQAGDGSVATTSDLFELAGAALEWGLLISPFFFWGTAMVAMKEVLPKTGPFFVSAFRLIPAGFLLVGFAASRGRAFPSGLNAWLSISAFALIDASCFQGFLAEGLERTSAGLGSVIIDSQPLTVAILASLFFGESIGYIGAAGLVLGVLGLLLLEVPALTFDANNFSLWGSGEWWMLLAAQSMAVGTVMVRWVSKYSDPVMATGWHLVIGGLPLMAISILNHDPGLLSFDKLTTSDVLALLYTSIFGSAISYGVFFYNANXXXXGSLTKLSSLTFLTPMFASVFGFIYLGETFTPLQLVGAVVTVAAIYMVNYKDEAI from the exons ATGCCGTGGAGTTGCTGCTGTTGCTCTTCCACCCCCGCCACCACTTCTGCGGTTGGAGTTCCCGCCATTAACGCTTCCGCAAGAGCTCGTAATGGGTTGTCCATTACTCCCAGAAAGCAGAATGTGTCCTCGCAATTGCTGTGGAGAGGGAACCGTAAAATTGGAGTTGTTTTGACCGACTTCAGAGCGAGGAGCAAGTCTACGGAATCGGAGCTTCGAACTGAGCCTTCGACTTCTGATGAGATTGATTGTATAGGCACTGGGCTGGACGTTGAGTGCGTGGTCACACCTGCTGATAAGTTGTCGGAAAACCCTAAACAGGCAGGCGACGGATCAGTAGCAACGACGTCGGATTTGTTTGAATTGGCCGGGGCAGCGTTGGAATGGGGGCTTCTGATATCGCCCTTCTTCTTTTGGGGCACGGCCATGGTGGCAATGAAGGAAGTTCTGCCAAAAACTGGGCCCTTCTTTGTGTCGGCATTTCGTCTGATTCCGGCCGGGTTCTTGTTGGTCGGCTTCGCGGCTTCCAGAGGCAGGGCTTTTCCTTCCGGACTGAATGCTTGGTTGTCTATCTCGGCATTTGCCCTCATTGATGCGTCCTGTTTTCAG GGCTTTCTTGCTGAAGGACTGGAGAGGACATCAGCTGGTTTAGGCAGT GTTATAATTGATTCTCAACCTCTGACTGTGGCTATTCTGGCATCCTTATTCTTTGGAGAGTCGATAGGATACATAGGGGCTGCTGGACTTGTACTTGGAGTCTTAGGACTTTTACTTCTTGAG GTACCTGCTCTTACTTTTGATGCCAACAACTTTTCTTTGTGGGGAAGTGGAGAGTGGTGGATGCTTCTTGCTGCCCAAAGTATGGCCGTTGGTACTGTCATGGTCCGCTGGGTCTCCAAATACTCTGATCCTGTTATGGCTACTGGTTGG CACCTGGTTATTGGTGGTCTCCCCCTTATGGCAATCTCTATTCTTAATCATGATCCTGGTCTCTTAAGTTTTGACAAGCTTACAACAAGTGATGTTTTGGCTCTTCTTTATACATCCATTTTTGGGAGTGCCATCAGTTATGGTGTCTTCTTCTACAATGCTAATNNNNNNNNNNTTG GTAGCTTGACAAAGCTCAGTTCCCTGACCTTTCTGACTCCAATGTTTGCATCAGTGTTTGG TTTCATTTATCTTGGTGAGACCTTCACCCCATTACAACTGGTTGGAGCAGTCGTAACCGTCGCTGCCATCTATATGGTTAACTACAAAGATGAGGCAATATGA
- the LOC105175964 gene encoding sm-like protein LSM8: MASGTGLESLVDQTISIITNDGRNIVGVLKGFDQATNIILDESHERVYSTKEGVQQLVLGLYIIRGDNISIIGELDEELDAGLDLSKLRAHPLKPVIH; encoded by the exons ATGGCAAGTGGCACTGGGCTGGAATCTCTTGTTGATC AAACAATTTCAATTATCACAAATGATGGACGAAACATTGTG GGAGTTCTCAAAGGTTTCGATCAGGCTACCAACATAATTCTTGATGAGTCTCATGAGCGGGTCTACTCCACCAAG GAAGGCGTACAGCAACTTGTGTTGGGCCTCTACATCATCCGGGGCGATAACAT AAGCATTATTGGAGAATTAGATGAAGAGCTAGATGCAGGCTTGGACTTGTCGAAACTCAGAGCTCATCCTTTGAAGCCGGTTATCCACTGA
- the LOC105175963 gene encoding NDR1/HIN1-like protein 13 gives MADHQRIHPVQDPEVVEPVPPHKPTAPLVERGSSRSENGDPERQYPPPLRRGIPYEPLKPPRRRSCWKKCLCWTLALVIVQLIILGILAAIVYFVFQPKIPKYSVDAMRITQFNLGNDNSLSATFNVNITARNPNKKIGIYYEGGSRLSVWYTGTKLCEGSLPKFYQGHRNTTLLSLTLAGQTQDAAGLLQSLRAEQQTGSIPLNLRARVPVRLKLGKLKLMKWKFLVRCRLVVDSLAADNVIRIRDSSCKFRFRL, from the coding sequence ATGGCTGATCATCAAAGAATCCATCCGGTTCAAGACCCTGAGGTGGTGGAGCCGGTGCCGCCCCATAAGCCCACCGCTCCGTTGGTGGAACGAGGCTCGTCCCGGTCAGAGAATGGCGATCCCGAGAGACAGTATCCGCCGCCGCTCCGCCGTGGGATTCCATATGAGCCCTTGAAGCCACCAAGGAGGAGAAGTTGCTGGAAGAAGTGCTTGTGTTGGACTCTAGCTCTTGTGATTGTCCAGCTCATAATTCTTGGCATTTTGGCTGCAATTGTGTACTTTGTTTTCCAGcccaaaataccaaaatactcaGTGGATGCCATGAGGATCACTCAGTTCAATCTCGGCAATGATAACAGCTTGTCTGCCACATTCAATGTCAATATCACTGCAAGAAATCCAAACAAGAAGATTGGAATTTATTATGAAGGTGGGAGCCGTTTGAGTGTGTGGTACACAGGTACAAAACTCTGTGAAGGCTCATTGCCGAAGTTCTATCAGGGCCATCGCAACACCACCCTGCTCAGCCTGACGCTGGCGGGGCAAACGCAGGATGCTGCCGGGCTGCTGCAGTCCTTGCGGGCGGAGCAGCAGACCGGAAGCATCCCGCTGAACCTCCGGGCCAGAGTTCCGGTGAGGCTGAAACTTGGGAAGTTGAAGCTGATGAAATGGAAGTTCTTGGTGAGGTGCAGACTGGTGGTTGACAGTTTAGCTGCAGATAACGTTATAAGGATCAGAGATAGCAGCTGTAAATTTAGGTTTAGGCTTTGA